From the bacterium genome, the window GGCCGCGCCAGCGCCGCGGCGCAGACCATCGAAGCCATCTCCGCCGCATCGGCGGCGACTTCGGACACAGCGCCCGACCGCAGCCCGGCCAGCGCGTCTTCGAGCCTCGCGCCCGTCCTGAGCACACCCGCCGCCGCATCGAGGACGCCGCCCACCTCCGCCACGGTCAGATCGCCGCGGCGCCACATGCGCGTCCGCTCGGCCGGCTCGGCCTCGACACGGGGAGCGCCCACCGCCGCGGTCGCGGCGCGGCGTCCGAAAGTCGCCGCCTCGAGCAGTGAATTGCTGGCGAGGCGGTTGGCGCCGTGCACACCCGTGCGAGCACACTCGCCGGCGGCGTAAAGCCCGTCGATCGACGTACGGCCGTCCAGGTCGGTCACGATCCCGCCCATCGTGTAGTGGGCCGCCGGGCTGATCGGCACCGCCTGGCGCAGAGGATCGATGCCCACCCGCCGGCAGTTGCGCATGAAGTTGGGGAAGCTGCGCCGGAGCAGCCCAGGGTCCAGGTGCACGGCCGAGATGTACGTGCCGCCCCGATGCTCCGCCAGCGCCCGCGCCACCTGGTCGCGGGGCAGCAGCTCGTTGACGAAGCGCTCACGGTGCTCGTCGACCAGGTGCGCACCGGCGCCCCGGAGCGCCTCGGTGATGAGGAAGGGTTCGCAGACGGCGCCCGGCGCGCGCCCGGCGCCGTCGAACACCGTGGGGTGGAACTGCACGAACTCGAGGTCGGCGATGCGTGCGCCCGCACGGGCCGCCTCCAGGATCCCCTTGCCGTTGATGATCCT encodes:
- a CDS encoding FAD-binding protein, whose product is MADILVVGDGLAGSAAALEAARAGASVTLVSAAHGSSYRAQGGIAAAVLPEDSPRLHALDTLAAGGALCDPDAVAMLTTAGPETVRWLESLGVRFDGGAAREAAHSLPRVLHLGGDQSGSTLMAFVRSAIEREPGISRLRGRLRSLLGDGTVGGAVFAGGLTVAAGATVLATGGYAGLYGRTTNSRIINGKGILEAARAGARIADLEFVQFHPTVFDGAGRAPGAVCEPFLITEALRGAGAHLVDEHRERFVNELLPRDQVARALAEHRGGTYISAVHLDPGLLRRSFPNFMRNCRRVGIDPLRQAVPISPAAHYTMGGIVTDLDGRTSIDGLYAAGECARTGVHGANRLASNSLLEAATFGRRAATAAVGAPRVEAEPAERTRMWRRGDLTVAEVGGVLDAAAGVLRTGARLEDALAGLRSGAVSEVAADAAEMASMVCAAALARPASLGAHQRQDEPARLAV